GGCTCAAGTCGACAGCGAAGGACTACGAAGACGATGCCTGGGCCCTTCCTCCCGAACGCGGCCGAGTTTGTGGGCTGGCGCGAGTCCAGCTACAGCGGCAATGAGGCCGGAACTTCTGGCTGGACGTCGTTCATCACGTCCCTCAGGGAAGACCCCCCTCCCTCCAAAGCGTGAACACTTCGCCCCCAACTGTCCTCCAGTCGCTCATACGAGTGCCCAGATGACATTCACCCCCCAAGTGCTCACACTTTTTCCCGACCATGGGGCCATGAGCCCCGCCTCCTGGCACCACCGCAACCCCCTCGGCACCGGAAACGTGATCAGCACGGTGCGCACCCTCATGCGCGCCGACGGCCTCAACGTGTCGATGACCGCCATCGCCCGCGCCTCCGGAACCTCGCGCAACTACCTTTACGCACACTGGCAGACCGCCTCCAGACTCCACTTGCGCGCGCTTCAGACGGAACTCGGCCGTGCCTTCGACGAGGTCGACCGTACCCATCCGAGCGACGGCACCGTCGAGGGAGTCGTGCGGCATCTGACACAGGTCGTACGCATCGTCCGGCGGCATCCGACGACGGCGGCCATCGCCCGAACCTCGCACACGGCGCTCCCCCGGGCGCACGCCGCGACCGACGGCCTCTTGGTGCAACTGGTCACCGGACGCGTCAGCGATCTGCTGCACCCCCTCGCCCCGCGCGGCGGCGTGTGGAGCGATGCCGCCCTCTTCTCCAGGCCTTGGAAGGTCCTGTGGATCGCCCGTCCCGCCGCTCTCTGTCCCGAGGCCGTCGGTGACCAGGAGCGGGAGGACACCTTGGACGGGGCCTTCGCCGAGTTGCTGCGCGATCTGCTCGCCCCTTGGGCCCCGGCGGACTGAGCACCGCCCGGGATTCACAGCTCGCCCCAAGTCGGAGCACAGCCCCCGCCCAACGCCGATGGACACGGTGGCGTGGTGACATCTGCCACCGCTCCCCTGCAAGCGGCCCCCGAGCCGCCGCCCGCGCCGACCCCCGCACCCGGCACGCCACGCTGGTCTCTGCCGGCGCTGCTCGCGATCCTCGCCCTGGCGGCGGGGCTGTACTCCTGGAACCTGTCCGGGACCGGTCTCAACAGCTTCTACAGCGCCGCCGTGCTCAGCGGCACCGAGAGCTGGAAGGCGTGGTTCTTCGGCTCGCTCGACGCGGGGAACTTCCTGACCGTCGACAAGCCGCCCTTCGCCCTGATGGTCATGGGGCTGTCCTGCCGCCTCCTCGGCTACGGCACCTGGCAGATGATGCTGCCGCTGATCCTGGCCGCGCTGGCGACGATCTGGATCCTGCACTCGTCCGTCAAGCGGGTGTGGGGCCACGGCGCGGCGGCGGTCGCCGCCCTGGTGCTGGCGCTCACGCCGATCACGGTCGCCATCAACCGGGACAACAACCCGGACACGCTCCTGGTGTTCCTGATGGTGGGCGGGGCGGCCCTCGGCCTGCGCGCGGTCCGCGACGGGCGGCTGCTGCCCCTGCTGGGTGCGGCGGCCTGCTTCGGGCTGGCGTTCCACACGAAGATGCTCCAGGGCTACATCGCACTGCCGGCGGTCTTCGTCGCCTACCTGTACGCCACGGACCTCGGCTGGACGAAGCGGATCAGGAACCTGCTGCTCGCCGCCGTCGTCCTGGCCGTCTCCAGCTTCTGGTGGGCGGTGGCGGTGTCCCTGGTGCCCGCCTCCGAGCGGCCGTACATCGGCGGCTCGGAGGACGGCACGGCCTGGAACCTGATCACGGGCTACAACGGGCTCGGCCGGATCTTCGGTGGCAACGGCAACATGGGCGGCGGAGGTGGTGGCGGGGGCGGCGGCTTCTCCGGCGCCGCGGGCATCGGGAGGATGTTCAACGACGTCCTCGGCGGCCAGATCTCCTGGCTGCTCCCCTTCGCCGGCATTGCGCTCGCCGGCGGCCTGGCGCTGCGCGGCCGGGCGCCCCGCACCGACCTGACGCGCGCGGCGCTGGTGCTGTGGGGCGGCTGGACGGTCCTGCACTACCTGACCTTCGCCATGGCCGAGGGCACCATGCACCCGTACTACACGACCGCGCTCGCCCCGGGCATCGCGGCGCTGTGCGGGGGCGGCGGCGTCATGCTGCTGCGCGCCTTCCGGACCGCCCCTCGGTGGGCGTGGGTGCTGCCCCTCGCCCTCGGCGTCACCGGTGTCTGGGCTGTCGTGCTGCTGCGTCGCGCCGCCGGCTGGAACACCTGGCTGTGGCCGACGATCGCGGTGGTCATGGCGCTGGCGATCGCGGGGCTGCTGGTCTTCCGTTCGGGGCGCCGGGTGAGGCTGCTGGCGGTGTCCGTGGCGGCGGCCGTCGTCGCCGGGGTCGCGGGTCCGGCGGCGTACGCCTGGTCGGTGCCGTCCGGTTCGGGCGGCGGCATGGGCGGGACCAACCCGACCGCCGGGCCGTCGACGGGCGGTGGCATGGGCGGACCTGGCGGCGCAGACGGCCGGGGCGGGTTCCCGGGCGGCGGGGAGGGCGGGCCTGGTACCGCAGGGCCCGGCGGTGAACAGCCCACTGGGGAGGGGACCGGCGGGCAGCAGCAAGCCGGCCCCGGCGGAGGCTCGTTCCCGGGCGACGGGGAGGAGAACCAGACTCCGGGCGGTGCGACCGGCTCGGCACCGAACGGCACACAGCCGGGGAACGGCACCGCAGCGAACGGTGACACGGGAGCGACCGACGGCACGGGCACGGCACCGGACGATGACACCGGCACCGAGACGGGCGACGGCACGGGCCGGGACGCGGGAGTGTCCGGAGGCATCGGCGCGGACGGGCAGCCGGGCAGCGCGGACCGCTTCGGCGGAGGCGGCGGCATGGGCGGCGCGAGCACCGAGCTGGTCGCCTACCTGAAGAAGCACCAGGACGGCGCCAAGTGGCTGCTGGCGGTCTCCGGTTCGCAGAGCGCCGCCCAGCTCATCCTCAGCAGCGGCGAACCGGTCATCTCCATGTGGGGCTGGTCCGGCAGTGACAACGCGATGACCCTCGTCCGGCTCAAGGAACTGGTGGGCAAGGGCGAGTTGCGCTACGTCCAGGTCGGCGGCCAGGGCATGGGCGGCGGTAGGGGCGGCGGCTCCGGGACCAGTTCCGAAGTGACCGACTGGGTGCGGGAGCACGGCACGGCCGTGGAGGCGAGCGAGTACGGCGCGACGTCCTCGGCCGAAGACACCTCCGGCGTCTACCGGTTGGACCCCTCGGACCTGAGCTGACGCGCGCGACGGCGACCGACGAGGGCCCCGGCCGCCACGGCCGGGGCCCTCGTCACGCAATCGCCACGCCCCATACACCCGGCCTCCAACATGTCCATGCCACGCTCGTCCCACCGTTCCACTCCACCCGCGTAGATCGGACACCCCACATGCTCGCGATACGCACACGGCGCCGGAAAGCGGTCGCCCTCGCCGCGGCCGCCGTCCTCGCCGGCCTGGCCGCCCCCTCCCTGACCGCGACCCCGGCCACGGCGACCTCGGCCACGACCACGAGTACGGCCCTCACCACGACGGCCGCGGACTACGACGAGACCTACTACAAGGACGCGATCGGCAAGACGGGGGACAGCCTCAAGTCGTCGCTCCACACCATCATCAGCGACCAGACCAAGCTCTCGTACTCGGCCGTCTGGGACGCGCTGAAGGTCACCGACCAGGACCCGGACAACAGCGGCAACGTCAAGCTGCTCTACTCCGGGATCTCCCGCAGCAAGACGCTGAACGGCGGCAACTCCGGCAACTGGAACCGGGAGCACGTGTGGGCGCAGTCCCACGGCGACTTCGGCACCTCGGCCGGCCCCGGCACCGACCTGCACCACCTGCGCCCCGAGGACGTCCAGGTCAACAGCATCCGCGGCAACAAGGACTTCGACAACGGCGGCAGCGGCTTCACCAATTCCGGCGGCAGCCTCACCGACTCCGACTCCTTCGAGCCGCGTGACGCCGTCAAGGGCGACGTGGCCCGCATGATCCTCTACATGGCCGTCCGCTACGAGGGCGGCGACAGCTGGCCCGACCTGGAGCCCAACGACGCCGTCACCAACGGCAGCGTGCCTCTGCACGGCCGGCTGTCGGTCCTGAAGCAGTGGAACGACGAGGACCCGCCGGACGCCTTCGAGGAGCGCCGCAACCAGGTCATCCACGACTCCTACCAGCACAACCGCAACCCGTTCGTCGACCACCCGGAGTGGGTCGAGGCGATCTGGTAGGCCCCCGGCCCGCGCTCAGTCCAGGTGCGTCGGAGCGAACATCCGCAGCACGGCCGGGAGGACGACCACCGACGGACCCGGTGCGGCCAGGGCCTTCGCGAGGTCGGCCTCCAGCGCCTCCGGCGACGTACGCACGCCCGGGACGCCGAACGACTCGGCGAGGGCCACGTAGTCGGGGCGGGTCAGCTCCGTCGCCGTCGGCTGCCCGAAGGCGTCGGTCATGTACTCGCGCAGGATGCCGTAGCCGCCGTCGTCGACGATCAGCCAGGTGACGTTCAGGTCGTACTGGCGGGCGGTGGCCAGTTCGGCGATGGAGTACAGGGCACCGCCGTCGCCGGACACCGCCAGCACGGGGTGGGTGGGGTCGGCCGCGGCGGCGCCCAGTGCCGCCGGGAAGCCGTAGCCGAGGCCGCCCGCACCCTGAGCCGAGTGCATGGTGTTGGGGGCCTTGGCGTCGAAGGCCGACCAGGCCCAGTAGGCCAGGATGGTCATGTCCCAGAAGGACGGGGCGCCGGCCGGGAGGGCCCCGCGCACGGCGGCGAGGACGTCCTGTTCCAGGGTCAGCTCCTGGGAGGCGATGCGCTCGCGGACCCGGTCCAGTACCTCCCGCACCCGCTCCGGCGCGGCCGGGTCGGTGCGCTCCTCCACCGTCTCCAGCAGCGCCTGGAGGGCGAGGCGGGCGTCGGCGTGGATGCCGAGGGCCGGATGGTTGGATTCCAGTTTGCCGAGGTCGGCCTCGATCTGGATCACTCGGCCGCGGGGCTTGAAGGTGTGGTAGTTCGAGGAGAGTTCGCCGAGGCCCGAGCCGACCACCAGGAGGACGTCCGCGTCCTCCAGGAAGTCCGTGGTGTGGCGGTCCTCCAGCCAGGACTGGAGGGACAGGGGGTGGGTCCACGGGAACGCGCCCTTGCCGCCGAAGGTCGTGACGACGGGAGCCTGGAGGCGCTCGGCCACCTGCCGGAGCTTCTTCGACGCGTCCGCACGGACGACTCCACCGCCCGCGATGATCACGGGACGTTCCGCGCGGGACAGCAGGTCCGCCGCGACCGCCGTCAGCTCGGGGCGCGGGGGCAGTTCCTCGGGGAAGGCGTCCCCGCCGGTGACCACCGGGATCGGCGTCTCGGCCAGGAGGACGTCCTGCGGGATCTCCACCCACACCGGGCCGTGCGGGACGGTCAGCGCGGAGGTCCACGCCTCCGCGATCGCGGACGGGATCTGGGACTGGGTGCGGACCGTGTGGACGGACTTCACCACGCCCCGGAAGGACGCCGCCTGGTCGGGGAGTTCGTGCAGGTAGCCGTGGCGTCCGCCGCCCAGGCCCGCCGTGGGGACCTGGCTGCTGATCGCCAGGACGGGGGCGGAGGCCGCCCGCGCCTCCTGGAGCGCGGCCAGCGAGGTGAGCGCGCCGGGGCCGGTGGACAGCAGCAGCGGGGCCGCCTCGCCGGTGATCCGGCCGTAGGCGTCCGCCGCGAAACCGGCGTTGTTCTCCACCCGCAGGCCGATGTAGCGCAGGTCCGAGCGGCGCAGCGCGTCGAACATGCCGAGGGCGTGCTGGCCGGGCAGCCCGAAGACGGTGGTCGCGCCGAGCCCGGCCAGGGTCTCCACGACCAGGTCTCCGCCGTTGCGGCCGGGGGGAGGATTCAGCGCGGCCTCCGTCTGGGCGGCGGTCGGACGGAGTACCAGGTCGTGGTCGTGGGTCACTGCGCTGCCTTCTCCTGGGCGATCTGGCGGGACATGATCGTGGTCAGTTCGTACGCGGTGTGGGAGGCCGCGACCGAGGTGATCTCGGCGTGGTCGTAGGCGGGGGCGACCTCGACGACGTCGGCCGACACGAGGTTGCAGGACGCCAGGCCGCGCAGGATCTCCAGCAGTTCGCGGGAGGTCATGCCGCCGGCCTCGGGGGTGCCGGTGCCGGGCGCGTGGGCGGGGTCCAGGCAGTCGATGTCGATGGAGATGTACAGCGGGCGGTCGCCGATGCGCTGGCGGAGCTGGTCGGCGACCTCGTCGGCGCCCCGGCGGTAGACGTCCGCGGAGGTGACGATGCCGAAGCCCATCTTCTCGTCGTCGGTGAGGTCCTGCTTGCCGTACAGGGGGCCGCGGGTGCCGACGTGGGAGAGGGCGGAGGTGTCGAGGACGCCCTCCTCGACGGCGCGGCGGAAGGGGGTGCCGTGGGTGTACTCGGCGCCGAAGTACGTGTCCCAGGTGTCCAGGTGCGCGTCGAAGTGCAGCAGGGCGACCGGGCCGTGCTTCTTGGCGACCGAGCGGAGCAGCGGCAGGGCGATGGTGTGGTCGCCGCCGAGGGTCATCAGGCGGGCGCCGGTGCCGAGGAGGTCGTCGGCGGCTGCCTCGACGGTCTCCACGGCCTCGTTGATGTTGAACGGGTTGACGGCGATGTCGCCGCCGTCCGCGACCTGGGCCAGGGCGAAGGGAGAGGCGTCCTGGGCCGGGTTGTAGGGACGCAGCAGGCGGGAGGCCTCGCGGATGGCGTTGCCGCCGAAGCGGGCGCCGGGCCGGTAGGAGACACCCGAGTCGAACGGCACGCCCACCACGGCGACGTCGGCCGTGCC
This region of Streptomyces ambofaciens ATCC 23877 genomic DNA includes:
- a CDS encoding TetR/AcrR family transcriptional regulator, whose product is MSPASWHHRNPLGTGNVISTVRTLMRADGLNVSMTAIARASGTSRNYLYAHWQTASRLHLRALQTELGRAFDEVDRTHPSDGTVEGVVRHLTQVVRIVRRHPTTAAIARTSHTALPRAHAATDGLLVQLVTGRVSDLLHPLAPRGGVWSDAALFSRPWKVLWIARPAALCPEAVGDQEREDTLDGAFAELLRDLLAPWAPAD
- a CDS encoding ArnT family glycosyltransferase; the protein is MTSATAPLQAAPEPPPAPTPAPGTPRWSLPALLAILALAAGLYSWNLSGTGLNSFYSAAVLSGTESWKAWFFGSLDAGNFLTVDKPPFALMVMGLSCRLLGYGTWQMMLPLILAALATIWILHSSVKRVWGHGAAAVAALVLALTPITVAINRDNNPDTLLVFLMVGGAALGLRAVRDGRLLPLLGAAACFGLAFHTKMLQGYIALPAVFVAYLYATDLGWTKRIRNLLLAAVVLAVSSFWWAVAVSLVPASERPYIGGSEDGTAWNLITGYNGLGRIFGGNGNMGGGGGGGGGGFSGAAGIGRMFNDVLGGQISWLLPFAGIALAGGLALRGRAPRTDLTRAALVLWGGWTVLHYLTFAMAEGTMHPYYTTALAPGIAALCGGGGVMLLRAFRTAPRWAWVLPLALGVTGVWAVVLLRRAAGWNTWLWPTIAVVMALAIAGLLVFRSGRRVRLLAVSVAAAVVAGVAGPAAYAWSVPSGSGGGMGGTNPTAGPSTGGGMGGPGGADGRGGFPGGGEGGPGTAGPGGEQPTGEGTGGQQQAGPGGGSFPGDGEENQTPGGATGSAPNGTQPGNGTAANGDTGATDGTGTAPDDDTGTETGDGTGRDAGVSGGIGADGQPGSADRFGGGGGMGGASTELVAYLKKHQDGAKWLLAVSGSQSAAQLILSSGEPVISMWGWSGSDNAMTLVRLKELVGKGELRYVQVGGQGMGGGRGGGSGTSSEVTDWVREHGTAVEASEYGATSSAEDTSGVYRLDPSDLS
- a CDS encoding endonuclease I family protein → MLAIRTRRRKAVALAAAAVLAGLAAPSLTATPATATSATTTSTALTTTAADYDETYYKDAIGKTGDSLKSSLHTIISDQTKLSYSAVWDALKVTDQDPDNSGNVKLLYSGISRSKTLNGGNSGNWNREHVWAQSHGDFGTSAGPGTDLHHLRPEDVQVNSIRGNKDFDNGGSGFTNSGGSLTDSDSFEPRDAVKGDVARMILYMAVRYEGGDSWPDLEPNDAVTNGSVPLHGRLSVLKQWNDEDPPDAFEERRNQVIHDSYQHNRNPFVDHPEWVEAIW
- a CDS encoding thiamine pyrophosphate-binding protein, producing MTHDHDLVLRPTAAQTEAALNPPPGRNGGDLVVETLAGLGATTVFGLPGQHALGMFDALRRSDLRYIGLRVENNAGFAADAYGRITGEAAPLLLSTGPGALTSLAALQEARAASAPVLAISSQVPTAGLGGGRHGYLHELPDQAASFRGVVKSVHTVRTQSQIPSAIAEAWTSALTVPHGPVWVEIPQDVLLAETPIPVVTGGDAFPEELPPRPELTAVAADLLSRAERPVIIAGGGVVRADASKKLRQVAERLQAPVVTTFGGKGAFPWTHPLSLQSWLEDRHTTDFLEDADVLLVVGSGLGELSSNYHTFKPRGRVIQIEADLGKLESNHPALGIHADARLALQALLETVEERTDPAAPERVREVLDRVRERIASQELTLEQDVLAAVRGALPAGAPSFWDMTILAYWAWSAFDAKAPNTMHSAQGAGGLGYGFPAALGAAAADPTHPVLAVSGDGGALYSIAELATARQYDLNVTWLIVDDGGYGILREYMTDAFGQPTATELTRPDYVALAESFGVPGVRTSPEALEADLAKALAAPGPSVVVLPAVLRMFAPTHLD
- the speB gene encoding agmatinase codes for the protein MSSNETPRGPVDSSRVPRYAGPATFARLPRLDEVGTADVAVVGVPFDSGVSYRPGARFGGNAIREASRLLRPYNPAQDASPFALAQVADGGDIAVNPFNINEAVETVEAAADDLLGTGARLMTLGGDHTIALPLLRSVAKKHGPVALLHFDAHLDTWDTYFGAEYTHGTPFRRAVEEGVLDTSALSHVGTRGPLYGKQDLTDDEKMGFGIVTSADVYRRGADEVADQLRQRIGDRPLYISIDIDCLDPAHAPGTGTPEAGGMTSRELLEILRGLASCNLVSADVVEVAPAYDHAEITSVAASHTAYELTTIMSRQIAQEKAAQ